One part of the Anaeromyxobacter sp. Fw109-5 genome encodes these proteins:
- a CDS encoding molybdenum cofactor guanylyltransferase: MTAARISDCTGALVAGGRATRLGGRPKGLLLVGGEPIAARSLRLFGDLFEGGALVVANDPAPYAPLGAPVVPDLVAGKGAPGGVHAALSAARTQWVFTAGCDMPFVSAPGIALLAARRAGVEAVLVRWRGRLEPLHALWSRACLPLLSRLLAEGDPSLQHLARSVHSAVVEEPEWRTIDPDGRAFANANTPEDLVRLGLVLPS; the protein is encoded by the coding sequence GTGACGGCGGCACGCATCTCCGACTGCACGGGAGCGCTCGTCGCGGGGGGGCGAGCGACGCGCCTGGGAGGCCGGCCGAAGGGGCTCCTGCTCGTCGGCGGCGAACCCATCGCGGCGCGCTCCCTCCGGCTGTTCGGCGACCTCTTCGAGGGCGGGGCCCTCGTCGTCGCGAACGACCCCGCGCCCTACGCGCCGCTCGGCGCGCCCGTGGTGCCGGACCTCGTCGCCGGAAAGGGCGCGCCCGGCGGCGTCCACGCGGCGCTCTCGGCGGCGCGCACGCAGTGGGTGTTCACCGCCGGCTGCGACATGCCCTTCGTGTCCGCGCCTGGCATCGCGCTCCTCGCCGCGCGGCGCGCCGGCGTGGAGGCGGTGCTCGTGCGCTGGCGCGGGCGGCTCGAGCCGCTGCACGCGCTCTGGTCGCGCGCGTGCCTGCCGCTCCTGTCGCGCCTCCTCGCCGAGGGCGATCCGTCGCTCCAGCACCTCGCGCGCTCCGTCCACTCCGCCGTCGTCGAGGAGCCGGAGTGGCGCACGATCGATCCCGACGGCCGGGCGTTCGCGAACGCGAACACGCCCGAGGATCTCGTGCGCCTCGGGCTCGTCCTGCCCTCCTGA
- a CDS encoding tetratricopeptide repeat protein gives MKPEQRIEAFRAFVAKSPDDAFARYSLAMALRTAGRADEAIAEFRETVRRKPDYVPSYLMLGQALETAGRDGEAARAYEDGIAAATRTNDMHARSELSQALDAVRARGA, from the coding sequence ATGAAGCCGGAGCAGCGCATCGAGGCCTTCCGCGCGTTCGTGGCGAAGAGCCCGGACGACGCCTTCGCGCGCTACTCGCTCGCGATGGCGCTGCGCACCGCCGGCCGCGCGGACGAGGCGATCGCCGAGTTCCGCGAGACGGTCCGGCGCAAGCCGGACTACGTCCCGAGCTACCTCATGCTGGGCCAGGCGCTCGAGACGGCCGGCCGCGACGGCGAGGCGGCCCGGGCGTACGAGGACGGGATCGCGGCGGCGACCCGCACGAACGACATGCACGCGCGGAGCGAGCTCTCGCAGGCGCTCGACGCCGTCCGCGCGCGAGGAGCGTGA
- a CDS encoding enoyl-ACP reductase: MSQMDPKDLDVVPAPEELPSSLGGLMRGKRVLMTGVANDRSIAWAIAQAFQREGAELAFTYPGEAMEKRVRPLAEGIGAKAIIDCDVSKDEDIDRSVAELRKVWDRVDVLVHSIGYAPRGALDGRFTEVTTRDAWRITMDVSAYSLIGLARAFRPMMPAGSSIVTLTYYGAEKVVRNYNVMGVAKAALEASMRYLAEDLGQDGIRVNAISAGPIKTLAAAGIKGMRTMLGENAAKTPLRRNVDQEDCASAALYLCSPLGRNVTGEVLHVDAGQNILGVVSME; this comes from the coding sequence ATGAGCCAGATGGACCCCAAGGATCTCGACGTCGTCCCCGCGCCGGAGGAGCTCCCGAGCTCGCTCGGCGGGCTCATGCGCGGCAAGCGCGTGCTCATGACCGGCGTCGCGAACGACCGCTCCATCGCGTGGGCCATCGCGCAGGCGTTCCAGCGCGAGGGCGCCGAGCTCGCCTTCACCTACCCCGGCGAGGCGATGGAGAAGCGCGTCCGCCCGCTCGCCGAGGGGATCGGGGCGAAGGCGATCATCGACTGCGACGTGTCGAAGGACGAGGACATCGACCGCTCGGTGGCCGAGCTGCGCAAGGTCTGGGACCGCGTGGACGTGCTCGTCCACTCGATCGGCTACGCGCCGCGCGGCGCGCTCGACGGCCGCTTCACCGAGGTGACCACGCGCGACGCGTGGCGCATCACCATGGACGTCTCCGCCTACTCCCTCATCGGCCTCGCGCGCGCGTTCCGGCCGATGATGCCCGCCGGGTCGAGCATCGTGACGCTCACCTACTACGGCGCCGAGAAGGTCGTCCGGAACTACAACGTGATGGGGGTCGCGAAGGCCGCGCTCGAGGCCTCCATGCGCTACCTCGCCGAGGATCTGGGCCAGGACGGGATCCGCGTGAACGCCATCAGCGCCGGGCCCATCAAGACGCTGGCCGCCGCGGGCATCAAGGGGATGCGCACCATGCTCGGCGAGAACGCGGCGAAGACGCCGCTCCGCCGGAACGTGGATCAGGAGGACTGCGCGAGCGCCGCGCTCTACCTCTGCTCGCCGCTCGGGCGGAACGTGACGGGCGAGGTGCTGCACGTCGACGCCGGCCAGAACATCCTGGGCGTCGTCTCGATGGAGTAG
- a CDS encoding MBL fold metallo-hydrolase: protein MLVVRNAVVGPFAANAYVAACDRTGEALLVDPGGETARVLALVEPGWRVVRIVCTHGHIDHVAGAAEAKEATGAPVSLHAGDAGWLEALPRQAEMFGFEPVVAPAVDHHPGDGESFRVGASEGRVIHTPGHSPGSICLFFPQERLLFSGDTLFAGSVGRTDLPGGDFDALHASITGKLFPLGDDVRFLPGHGPAGVVGEERLSNPFVGEKPRRGRFL from the coding sequence ATGCTGGTAGTCCGCAACGCCGTCGTCGGCCCCTTCGCCGCGAACGCCTACGTCGCCGCCTGCGATCGCACGGGCGAGGCGCTGCTCGTGGACCCTGGCGGCGAGACGGCGCGCGTCCTGGCCCTCGTCGAGCCCGGCTGGCGCGTCGTGCGGATCGTCTGCACGCACGGACACATCGATCACGTCGCCGGTGCCGCCGAGGCGAAGGAGGCCACCGGCGCGCCGGTGTCGCTGCACGCAGGCGACGCCGGCTGGCTGGAGGCGCTCCCGCGCCAGGCCGAGATGTTCGGCTTCGAGCCGGTGGTCGCGCCCGCCGTCGATCACCACCCGGGCGACGGCGAGAGCTTCCGCGTGGGCGCCTCCGAGGGGCGCGTGATCCACACGCCGGGCCACAGCCCGGGCTCCATCTGCCTGTTCTTCCCCCAGGAGCGGCTGCTCTTCAGCGGCGACACGCTGTTCGCCGGCTCGGTGGGGCGGACCGATCTTCCGGGCGGCGACTTCGACGCGCTGCACGCGTCGATCACCGGCAAGCTGTTCCCGCTCGGCGACGACGTGCGCTTCCTCCCCGGGCACGGTCCGGCGGGCGTGGTCGGCGAGGAGCGGCTCTCGAACCCGTTCGTGGGCGAGAAGCCGCGGCGAGGGCGGTTTCTCTAG